A single Musa acuminata AAA Group cultivar baxijiao chromosome BXJ2-1, Cavendish_Baxijiao_AAA, whole genome shotgun sequence DNA region contains:
- the LOC135598658 gene encoding protein IQ-DOMAIN 18-like, translating into MGKKGSSSWLTAVKRAFRSPSKDSEKKASKQREEPEQEEEEKHKKEKRRWLFRKSSAHEQQPQQGQQTRTPPPPPPPQAAVTPEQRHAIALAVASAATAEAAVATAQAAAEVVRLTQPSSSFAKEQHYAAVVIQTAFRGYLARRALRALKGLVKLQALVRGHNVRKQAKMTLRCMQALVRVQARVRDQRMRLAQESSSVVSRGSNKSSFSCDTSLWESKFLQELAERRSMSRDGSSFADDWDDRPRTIEEIQAMLQSRKEAALKRERALSYAFSHQLWRSDRNPSPALDEDADHEVASAGEQMPIRWMDRYIASRSSFDNRASSRAARASTDHRDPIKTLEIDTSRPFSYSAPVNPRRPTPPPPGTQHACSPLHRAQHQHHHYQTHSPVTPSPSKTRPLQVRSASPRYGREDRSFSTVHTPSYHNHHGAGASRQHPPAMVPNYMAATESAKARVRSQSAPRQRPATPERDRAGSAKKRLSFPAPDPYGYSQSLRSPSFKSATGRFAGDPRSNVSSSCNDSLGGEVSPSSTTDLRRWLR; encoded by the exons ATGGGAAAGAAGGGGAGCAGCTCGTGGCTGACGGCGGTCAAACGGGCGTTTAGATCGCCGTCCAAGGACTCCGAGAAGAAGGCCTCGAAGCAGCGAGAAGAGCCGGagcaagaggaagaagagaag cacaagaaggagaagaggagatgGTTGTTCCGGAAGTCGTCGGCGCACGAGCAACAGCCGCAGCAAGGGCAACAAACGaggacgccgccgccgccgccgcctccgcaggcAGCGGTGACGCCGGAGCAAAGGCACGCCATTGCTCTGGCTGTGGCCTCGGCTGCGACGGCGGAGGCGGCTGTAGCGACTGCGCaggcggcggcggaggtggtGCGCCTCACCCAGCCTTCATCTAGCTTCGCCAAGGAGCAGCACTACGCCGCCGTTGTCATCCAAACTGCCTTTCGGGGATACCTG GCGAGGAGGGCGTTGCGGGCTCTGAAGGGGCTCGTGAAACTGCAGGCCCTGGTGAGGGGGCACAACGTCCGGAAGCAGGCGAAGATGACCTTGAGATGCATGCAAGCCCTTGTGAGGGTTCAGGCGAGGGTGAGAGACCAGCGCATGCGGCTCGCCCAGGAGTCGTCGTCGGTGGTCTCCCGCGGCAGCAACAAGTCCTCGTTCAGCTGCGACACCTCCCTCTGGGAATCCAAGTTCCTCCAGGAGCTCGCTGAGCGGAGatccatg TCCAGAGATGGGAGTAGCTTTGCGGATGATTGGGACGACCGCCCGAGAACGATCGAGGAGATCCAGGCGATGCTGCAAAGCCGaaaggaggctgctctgaaacgaGAACGGGCGCTCTCCTACGCCTTCTCTCATCAA CTCTGGAGATCCGACCGGAACCCTTCGCCCGCGCTCGACGAAGACGCGGACCACGAGGTGGCCTCGGCGGGAGAGCAGATGCCGATCCGGTGGATGGATCGCTACATCGCGTCGAGGTCGTCCTTCGACAACAGAGCCAGCAGCAGGGCGGCGCGAGCCTCCACTGACCACCGAGATCCCATCAAGACCTTGGAGATCGACACGTCTCGACCCTTCTCTTACTCCGCCCCCGTCAACCCCCGCCGGCCGACGCCACCACCGCCGGGCACGCAGCACGCTTGCTCCCCTCTCCACCGCGCCCAGCACCAGCACCACCACTACCAAACCCACTCGCCCGTCACGCCCTCGCCGTCCAAGACGCGGCCGTTACAGGTCCGCTCGGCCAGCCCTCGCTACGGGAGGGAGGACCGGAGCTTCTCCACCGTCCACACGCCCAGCTACCACAACCACCACGGCGCGGGAGCCTCGCGGCAGCACCCCCCGGCGATGGTACCGAACTACATGGCGGCGACAGAGTCGGCAAAGGCGCGGGTGCGATCGCAGAGCGCGCCGAGGCAGCGGCCGGCGACGCCGGAGCGGGACAGGGCCGGCTCCGCCAAGAAGCGCCTCTCCTTCCCGGCGCCGGATCCTTACGGGTACTCGCAGAGCCTCCGGAGCCCGAGCTTCAAGAGCGCGACGGGCCGGTTCGCGGGGGACCCGCGCTCCAATGTGTCGTCCTCGTGTAACGACAGCCTCGGCGGCGAGGTGTCCCCGTCCTCGACGACGGACCTCCGGCGGTGGCTCCGATGA
- the LOC135598660 gene encoding uncharacterized protein LOC135598660: MALAAAAAGYVTMRAEKGVGAPSSLFGADYMFRWEQQGEYMERRQTFLRSYHFCRRQGPREKALRVRRLAWARLSGVRRLPRLLWAKIRSALALVRGGRRRRPSHRMASVSSFQRLPHRRSASNISSSSSAESPRW; the protein is encoded by the coding sequence ATGGCgttagcagcagcggcggcggggtATGTGACTATGAGGGCGGAGAAGGGTGTTGGGGCTCCGTCGTCGTTGTTCGGGGCGGACTACATGTTCCGGTGGGAGCAGCAGGGGGAGTACATGGAGCGGCGGCAGACCTTCCTCCGGAGCTACCACTTCTGCCGCAGGCAGGGCCCCAGAGAGAAGGCGCTCCGCGTCCGCCGCCTCGCCTGGGCCCGCCTCAGCGGCGTCCGCCGCCTGCCGCGCCTCCTCTGGGCCAAGATCCGCTCCGCCCTCGCCCTCGTCCGCGGCGGGCGCAGGAGGAGGCCATCCCACCGCATGGCCTCCGTCTCCTCGTTCCAGCGTCTGCCGCACCGCCGCAGCGCCAGCAACATCAGCAGCAGCTCCTCCGCGGAGTCGCCCAGGTGGTAG
- the LOC103993911 gene encoding pentatricopeptide repeat-containing protein At3g56550 — translation MCGAAKLLRLLQGCNSMDRLRKIHAQVLLQGYHGHPAVSAKLLSFCATSAAGDLAYARLLFSGILRPTTDHWNALIRGSSRSPAPLDALSLYNAMMRRASSRPDAFTFSFLLKACALAKADPKCREAHASIVHSGLSSHVIVGTNLVRAYADNGSIDEARRVFDEIPDKDLVAWNSMISSFCHAGLHEDALKVYDRMRQSGVGLDEFTAVGLLSSCAHLGALGFGVRICKFAEENGFLRWNVFVGNALIDMYAKCGRLDEARRVFDGMRRRDNFTWNSMINGLGIHGHADKAILLFQRMLMAGVRPNSISFLGLLTACSHHGLVADGLKYFQRMGSAYNIKPDLKHYGCMVDMYGRAGKLDEALEFIHSSPFKDDPVLWRMLLSASRIHGSVEMGEIAIQNLIEMSANNAGDCVLLSDIYEHAGDSQGVARMRKMVKDQGIKTTPGWSWIEIHGEVRKFVVGDTSHAESEEIYKKLEEMISRAASLGYAMERSAEWLENFVDSTTDYHSEMLAIALGLLRTPKGTSLRIVKNLRVCKDCHSLTKYASRIYDREIVVRDRVRFHHFKEGICSCNDYW, via the coding sequence ATGTGCGGCGCGGCCAAATTATTGAGGCTGCTTCAGGGCTGCAATAGCATGGATAGGCTCCGCAAGATCCACGCCCAGGTGCTGCTCCAAGGCTACCATGGCCACCCCGCCGTCTCTGCCAAGCTCCTCTCCTTCTGTGCCACCTCCGCCGCCGGCGACCTCGCCTACGCCCGCCTTCTCTTCTCCGGCATCCTCCGCCCCACCACCGACCACTGGAACGCCCTCATCCGCGGCTCCTCCCGCAGTCCCGCCCCACTCGACGCCCTCTCCCTCTACAACGCCATGATGCGACGCGCTTCCTCCCGCCCGGACGCCTTcaccttctccttcctcctcaagGCCTGTGCCCTCGCGAAAGCCGATCCCAAGTGCCGCGAGGCCCACGCCTCCATCGTCCACTCTGGGTTATCCTCCCACGTCATCGTCGGCACGAACCTGGTCCGGGCTTACGCGGACAACGGGTCCATCGACGAAGCGAGGAGGGTGTTCGACGAAATCCCTGACAAGGACTTGGTGGCCTGGAATTCCATGATCTCGTCCTTTTGTCACGCCGGTCTCCATGAGGACGCCTTGAAGGTCTACGACAGGATGAGGCAATCGGGCGTTGGCCTTGATGAGTTCACCGCAGTCGGGTTGCTCTCTTCCTGTGCTCACTTGGGTGCCTTGGGTTTTGGTGTCCGGATTTGCAAATTTGCCGAGGAAAATGGGTTCTTGCGGTGGAACGTGTTCGTGGGCAATGCACTGATAGACATGTACGCCAAGTGCGGCAGATTGGACGAGGCTCGTAGGGTCTTCGATGGGATGAGGAGGCGGGACAACTTCACATGGAACTCGATGATCAATGGGCTGGGAATTCATGGTCATGCTGACAAAGCCATCTTGCTTTTCCAGAGGATGCTGATGGCTGGAGTCCGACCCAACTCCATCTCATTCCTTGGCTTGCTAACGGCGTGCAGTCACCATGGCCTAGTGGCCGATGGCCTCAAATATTTTCAGAGGATGGGTTCTGCTTACAATATAAAGCCAGACCTCAAGCATTATGGATGCATGGTGGACATGTACGGCCGAGCTGGTAAGCTGGATGAGGCGCTTGAGTTCATACATAGTTCACCTTTCAAGGACGATCCAGTCCTTTGGCGAATGCTACTGAGCGCATCCAGGATCCATGGAAGCGTGGAGATGGGTGAGATAGCCATCCAAAATCTTATTGAAATGTCAGCTAATAATGCAGGGGACTGTGTTCTTCTTTCTGATATCTATGAGCATGCCGGTGACAGCCAAGGTGTGGCTAGGATGAGGAAAATGGTGAAGGATCAAGGGATTAAGACAACTCCTGGCTGGAGCTGGATAGAAATTCATGGTGAAGTTAGGAAATTTGTGGTTGGTGATACTTCGCATGCTGAGAGTGAAGAGATATATAAGAAGTTAGAGGAGATGATTAGTCGAGCAGCTTCTTTGGGTTATGCAATGGAAAGATCTGCAGAATGGCTCGAGAACTTTGTAGACAGCACAACTGACTATCATAGTGAGATGTTGGCTATTGCTCTTGGGCTACTGAGAACTCCCAAAGGGACAAGTCTTCGAATCGTGAAGAATTTGAGGGTGTGTAAGGACTGTCATTCTCTCACTAAATATGCTTCCAGGATATATGATCGAGAAATTGTTGTTCGGGATCGGGTGCGATTTCATCATTTCAAGGAAGGCATttgttcttgcaatgattactggtAA
- the LOC135598661 gene encoding flap endonuclease 1-A-like isoform X1: MGIKGLTKLLSDNAPNAIKEQRFEKYSGRKIAIDASMSIYQFLVVVGRNGMETLTNEAGEVTSHLQGMFNRTIRLLEAGIMPVYVFDGQPPELKKQELAKRNLKREDALRDLTVAIEVGDKEGIRKFSKRTVKVTKRHNEDCKRLLRLMGIPVIEAPCEAEAQCAAICKSNKVYAVASEDMDSLTFGAPRLVRHLMDPSSRKIPVMEFEVSKILEELKLSMDQFIDLCILSGCDYCNSIKGIGGQTALKLIHRHGCMENILQNINKERYHLPEDWPYKKVRQLFREPNVSSEIPELRWTAPDDEGLVNFLVNENSFNNKRVAKAIEKIKVAEIKFSQGRLEGVSAYAPSKRKETRCMLHFHRPTSESRMFRLQTFIVSGSKVGSLKPLIPGLQQRCCEAMAILKS; the protein is encoded by the exons ATGGGAATCAAG GGTTTGACGAAGCTCCTCTCCGACAACGCCCCAAATGCCATCAAAGAGCAGAGATTCGAGAAATACTCCGGCCGGAAGATCGCCATCGACGCCAGCATGAGCATCTATCAGTTCCTC GTTGTTGTCGGAAGGAATGGCATGGAAACCCTCACCAATGAGGCTGGCGAAGTGACCAG CCATTTACAAGGGATGTTCAACCGAACAATAAGATTGCTGGAGGCGGGAATAATGCCAGT ATATGTTTTTGATGGTCAACCACCAGAATTGAAGAAACAAGAGCTTGCAAAAAG GAATTTGAAGAGGGAAGATGCTTTAAGGGATCTAACTGTAGCAATAGAG GTTGGAGATAAGGAGGGAATTAGAAAGTTCAGCAAAAGGACTGTCAAG GTTACTAAGCGACATAATGAGGATTGTAAAAGACTCTTAAGATTGATGGGTATTCCAGTGATTGAG GCACCTTGTGAAGCAGAAGCCCAGTGTGCAGCTATTTGCAAAAGCAATAAG GTCTATGCTGTGGCTTCCGAAGATATGGATTCATTAACTTTTGGAGCTCCAAGATTGGTTCGTCATTTGATGGATCCAAGTTCCAGAAAGATTCCTGTGATGGAATTTGAAGTTTCAAAG ATTCTTGAGGAGCTAAAACTCTCAATGGATCAATTCATTGACTTATGCATTCTCTCTGGATGTGACTACTGCAACAGCATTAAAG GGATTGGGGGACAAACAGCTTTAAAGCTTATACATCGGCATGGTTGCATGGAGAACATTTTGCAGAATATAAACAAAGAAAG GTATCACTTACCTGAGGACTGGCCTTATAAAAAAGTTAGACAGCTGTTCAGAGAACCTAATGTTTCTTCAGAGATTCCAGAGCTCAGGTGGACTGCTCCAGATGACGAG GGTCTTGTGAACTTTCTGGTGAATGAAAACAGTTTCAACAATAAACGGGTAGCAAAG GCAATAGAAAAAATTAAAGTGGCCGAGATTAAATTTTCTCAAGGGAG gttgGAAGGTGTGAGTGCATATGCACCTTCTAAAAGGAAG GAAACCAGATGCATGCTTCACTTTCACAGACCAACAAGCGAATCTAGGATGTTCAGACTGCAAACATTCATTGTCTCGGGCTCCAAAGTTGGCAGCTTGAAGCCGCTGATTCCAGGGTTGCAACAAAGATGCTGCGAGGCAATGGCTATTCTGAAAAGTTAA
- the LOC135598661 gene encoding flap endonuclease 1-A-like isoform X4: protein MNVTKRHNEDCKRLLRLMGIPVIEAPCEAEAQCAAICKSNKVYAVASEDMDSLTFGAPRLVRHLMDPSSRKIPVMEFEVSKILEELKLSMDQFIDLCILSGCDYCNSIKGIGGQTALKLIHRHGCMENILQNINKERYHLPEDWPYKKVRQLFREPNVSSEIPELRWTAPDDEGLVNFLVNENSFNNKRVAKAIEKIKVAEIKFSQGRLEGVSAYAPSKRKETRCMLHFHRPTSESRMFRLQTFIVSGSKVGSLKPLIPGLQQRCCEAMAILKS, encoded by the exons ATGAAT GTTACTAAGCGACATAATGAGGATTGTAAAAGACTCTTAAGATTGATGGGTATTCCAGTGATTGAG GCACCTTGTGAAGCAGAAGCCCAGTGTGCAGCTATTTGCAAAAGCAATAAG GTCTATGCTGTGGCTTCCGAAGATATGGATTCATTAACTTTTGGAGCTCCAAGATTGGTTCGTCATTTGATGGATCCAAGTTCCAGAAAGATTCCTGTGATGGAATTTGAAGTTTCAAAG ATTCTTGAGGAGCTAAAACTCTCAATGGATCAATTCATTGACTTATGCATTCTCTCTGGATGTGACTACTGCAACAGCATTAAAG GGATTGGGGGACAAACAGCTTTAAAGCTTATACATCGGCATGGTTGCATGGAGAACATTTTGCAGAATATAAACAAAGAAAG GTATCACTTACCTGAGGACTGGCCTTATAAAAAAGTTAGACAGCTGTTCAGAGAACCTAATGTTTCTTCAGAGATTCCAGAGCTCAGGTGGACTGCTCCAGATGACGAG GGTCTTGTGAACTTTCTGGTGAATGAAAACAGTTTCAACAATAAACGGGTAGCAAAG GCAATAGAAAAAATTAAAGTGGCCGAGATTAAATTTTCTCAAGGGAG gttgGAAGGTGTGAGTGCATATGCACCTTCTAAAAGGAAG GAAACCAGATGCATGCTTCACTTTCACAGACCAACAAGCGAATCTAGGATGTTCAGACTGCAAACATTCATTGTCTCGGGCTCCAAAGTTGGCAGCTTGAAGCCGCTGATTCCAGGGTTGCAACAAAGATGCTGCGAGGCAATGGCTATTCTGAAAAGTTAA
- the LOC135598661 gene encoding flap endonuclease 1-A-like isoform X2, with amino-acid sequence MGIKGLTKLLSDNAPNAIKEQRFEKYSGRKIAIDASMSIYQFLVVVGRNGMETLTNEAGEVTSHLQGMFNRTIRLLEAGIMPVYVFDGQPPELKKQELAKRNLKREDALRDLTVAIEVGDKEGIRKFSKRTVKVTKRHNEDCKRLLRLMGIPVIEAPCEAEAQCAAICKSNKVYAVASEDMDSLTFGAPRLVRHLMDPSSRKIPVMEFEVSKILEELKLSMDQFIDLCILSGCDYCNSIKGIGGQTALKLIHRHGCMENILQNINKERYHLPEDWPYKKVRQLFREPNVSSEIPELRWTAPDDEGLVNFLVNENSFNNKRVAKAIEKIKVAEIKFSQGR; translated from the exons ATGGGAATCAAG GGTTTGACGAAGCTCCTCTCCGACAACGCCCCAAATGCCATCAAAGAGCAGAGATTCGAGAAATACTCCGGCCGGAAGATCGCCATCGACGCCAGCATGAGCATCTATCAGTTCCTC GTTGTTGTCGGAAGGAATGGCATGGAAACCCTCACCAATGAGGCTGGCGAAGTGACCAG CCATTTACAAGGGATGTTCAACCGAACAATAAGATTGCTGGAGGCGGGAATAATGCCAGT ATATGTTTTTGATGGTCAACCACCAGAATTGAAGAAACAAGAGCTTGCAAAAAG GAATTTGAAGAGGGAAGATGCTTTAAGGGATCTAACTGTAGCAATAGAG GTTGGAGATAAGGAGGGAATTAGAAAGTTCAGCAAAAGGACTGTCAAG GTTACTAAGCGACATAATGAGGATTGTAAAAGACTCTTAAGATTGATGGGTATTCCAGTGATTGAG GCACCTTGTGAAGCAGAAGCCCAGTGTGCAGCTATTTGCAAAAGCAATAAG GTCTATGCTGTGGCTTCCGAAGATATGGATTCATTAACTTTTGGAGCTCCAAGATTGGTTCGTCATTTGATGGATCCAAGTTCCAGAAAGATTCCTGTGATGGAATTTGAAGTTTCAAAG ATTCTTGAGGAGCTAAAACTCTCAATGGATCAATTCATTGACTTATGCATTCTCTCTGGATGTGACTACTGCAACAGCATTAAAG GGATTGGGGGACAAACAGCTTTAAAGCTTATACATCGGCATGGTTGCATGGAGAACATTTTGCAGAATATAAACAAAGAAAG GTATCACTTACCTGAGGACTGGCCTTATAAAAAAGTTAGACAGCTGTTCAGAGAACCTAATGTTTCTTCAGAGATTCCAGAGCTCAGGTGGACTGCTCCAGATGACGAG GGTCTTGTGAACTTTCTGGTGAATGAAAACAGTTTCAACAATAAACGGGTAGCAAAG GCAATAGAAAAAATTAAAGTGGCCGAGATTAAATTTTCTCAAGGGAGGTAA
- the LOC135598661 gene encoding flap endonuclease 1-A-like isoform X3 has product MGIKGLTKLLSDNAPNAIKEQRFEKYSGRKIAIDASMSIYQFLVVVGRNGMETLTNEAGEVTSHLQGMFNRTIRLLEAGIMPVYVFDGQPPELKKQELAKRNLKREDALRDLTVAIEVGDKEGIRKFSKRTVKVTKRHNEDCKRLLRLMGIPVIEAPCEAEAQCAAICKSNKVYAVASEDMDSLTFGAPRLVRHLMDPSSRKIPVMEFEVSKILEELKLSMDQFIDLCILSGCDYCNSIKGIGGQTALKLIHRHGCMENILQNINKERRGNEVFIVEEGIKLGLHLFTIWVRFVEPYSRNGTCL; this is encoded by the exons ATGGGAATCAAG GGTTTGACGAAGCTCCTCTCCGACAACGCCCCAAATGCCATCAAAGAGCAGAGATTCGAGAAATACTCCGGCCGGAAGATCGCCATCGACGCCAGCATGAGCATCTATCAGTTCCTC GTTGTTGTCGGAAGGAATGGCATGGAAACCCTCACCAATGAGGCTGGCGAAGTGACCAG CCATTTACAAGGGATGTTCAACCGAACAATAAGATTGCTGGAGGCGGGAATAATGCCAGT ATATGTTTTTGATGGTCAACCACCAGAATTGAAGAAACAAGAGCTTGCAAAAAG GAATTTGAAGAGGGAAGATGCTTTAAGGGATCTAACTGTAGCAATAGAG GTTGGAGATAAGGAGGGAATTAGAAAGTTCAGCAAAAGGACTGTCAAG GTTACTAAGCGACATAATGAGGATTGTAAAAGACTCTTAAGATTGATGGGTATTCCAGTGATTGAG GCACCTTGTGAAGCAGAAGCCCAGTGTGCAGCTATTTGCAAAAGCAATAAG GTCTATGCTGTGGCTTCCGAAGATATGGATTCATTAACTTTTGGAGCTCCAAGATTGGTTCGTCATTTGATGGATCCAAGTTCCAGAAAGATTCCTGTGATGGAATTTGAAGTTTCAAAG ATTCTTGAGGAGCTAAAACTCTCAATGGATCAATTCATTGACTTATGCATTCTCTCTGGATGTGACTACTGCAACAGCATTAAAG GGATTGGGGGACAAACAGCTTTAAAGCTTATACATCGGCATGGTTGCATGGAGAACATTTTGCAGAATATAAACAAAGAAAG GAGAGGAAATGAGGTATTTATTGTGGAGGAAGGGATTAAGCTAGGGCTGCATCTATTCACTATATGGGTCAGATTTGTGGAACCTTATTCGAGAAATGGCACCTGTCTCTAG